ATAATCGGTATTACTTTTCTCGGATAGcgaaataacaaaacaatatctttatttttaggGCAAAATGCGTTCCTAATTGTTACTTTGACGACAGTTGCCCTTGTAAATGGTATGTATATCATTTggatttgtaaatataagagatatatcaatgataaattttattaaaaaaagaaagatgatataaaattttttagctGCAAGCGCTATTTTTGGAGGCAGTTTAATGGGTGTAGTGGGAAAGTTTTCACCAAAATATATAACCGCTATGTCGGGTGGGCAAGCTCTTGGTGGAATATTCACAGCCTTAGCTGAAATATGCTCCTTGTGGATAGGAGCCAGTCCAGTACTTTCCGGCTTGGTGTATTTCATTATCGGCGACACCATGTTATTGTTATCCCTGATTGCATACATCGTTTTAGAACGAgcggtaaattaattttgtttgacGTTAccttaatatatattcaaattttaaaccGATCAGCAATTGTCATATGCAGAATaagatcaattaataataattattgttttgttaTAACGAGATGATGCATGAGGCGCAAgtgttttataaatgtatgataAGCTACTTATGATAATTCATAACACAAAACACATTGCACATGCCACAGCGTATTacattactataaaaaatctattcaaAGTCGAGATGGGTTTGAATTACATACAATTCATTTAATActgcaattttcaaatttttttggtaGTGCGATTCTTTTTGCATGaacaaacttttttaattaaattcacaaAGCCTagttattttaagaatagaatttcataaaaatcatgTGTTTTGTAGCCATTTTTCAAACATCACATGATAGAAAAAGTACCTGATTGCTTGGAGTCTGATTATTCGATAAGTGGGGAAGTCAGTTTTTCGGCAGATCGAAGTGTATCTTATACACGAATTATAAAAAGGATCTGGCATTATGGCGTTAGCATATTTCTAGTATTTTTCATATCATTGGCTGTGTATCCAGCTGTTACTGTGCTGGTGGAGAGTCAATACAAAGGCCATGCATGGAACGGTAAGCCGagatttttacatatattaaatatgttttattgattTCGAACATAAATATCATCTGATGATTTTTTACagacatatattttgtacctGTGGTTACGTACCTCATCTTCAGTACGGGTGATTACGCTGGAAGAGTATTATCTGGTATTTTTCAATGGGTGAGTATCTGCAATTCAATGCAacttgcaaatatttgtttacacGATGTTGATCAAGTTTGTTTCTTATTACAGCCAAGAGGCAAACCATGGCTCGTGATGTTCATGAGCGTCATTAGAAGTATTTTTATACCCGTGCTTATGTTTTGTAATGCTCAACCAAGGCATCATCTACCCGTTTATATTCACAatgacatatattatattttaataaccaTCGTGTTTGCTGTAACCAACGGTTACCTCTgtaatttaacgtttattctCGCGCCTACGTAAGTATCTTTcattatgaattataatatacacaatattttatatatatgtgtgtatgtatatatatatatatattgatttcaCAGAGTTGTAGACAGTCAGGAAAAGGAAGTTGCATCTGCAATGATGGGTGCTTTCTTAGGTATAGGATTAGCATCTGGAGCTGCGCTTAGCTTATACATGGTGAAGGCTCTCTAATACTCGATCGCaactgaaaatataaataaagtacatcATCCCACTGCCCTTTGTACATTCCAAATCAGATAGAACCACGACACGAGTTAATCAccaactttttaaatataatgacattaatataaatttatttagatgaTCTCAATCGTTATTATCTTAAAGTAATATGACATATAGAAACTTGTTTTCTCACAAGAGACATTCTGCGAAGAATggttataactttttatgagTTAAACTTGTTCTATATCTCTGTCTatgttatgtatattttgattGCATGGTACAAGTACTTTTAAATCATcctatttaatatataaaacaattgtaGTAATTGTAGTAATTGACAAAATATGTCGACAAATTATTACtacatataaacaaatatacaatattaatattgcagaaattctccgtaatttacataattttttaacatatttataatctaaaatataaaataaatgtgattaCAAGCATTTTCATACcatgtacatataatataaaaggaataaatatataaagtaattgtttttaatatgaCATTGTATAATTGTATACATTCATCCTTGAATATAGcatctatattatttaaaaaattcgtatTTGTAATAGAgatgagaaagaaagatatatatatgataaatattattttccttgCGACCTTTTGTAGGCTCAGATTCTTATCTTGCTTCTAATCATTCACTAACTTTTGTGGCGATTTGTTTGAGACattgttttgcaaaatgtcatcgcaaaatgtaaaaataatgtaaaagttTCTCCAGGTGCTCTCATCTAATTTCCAGTACATCTTATATGTTTCTTTAATAGATACATCTGCTTCTTTTATgtcataaaatgaaaaaaagtgaGACAATGCAACAATATAATAGTTACGAATTAAGAACTCGTTATTCAAGTAGTTGTTTGTTTTACccaattttacatttccaccgtcttgttttatctttttaaagtctattaatgtttattaaaattaattattttcatcttctGATATGCGTAAATCGAAGAAACGTGCAATATCTTCATTGTCATCTCGTTCAAAAAGAACAAGACAGAAAAAACATGTCTGCTCTTTTATACTATTTCAGATAATCGAAATGTCAAAACATAGATTTACACTGTTCTCGATTGTATTCTCGATTATACGTGTTATTCCCTCCATCACGGGTTACGTGGTTTCGTGTCTCTCCATTCTGGCATCATGGCCTGACAATTCTATGAAAATCAGTAAAGATGTTTGTTGTTTTCAGACAggcgttaaaattaaaaagatctCTTATAAGATCATTAAATAGAATCTGCAGGAGGAATTAGTTAGAACACAATGCCGGTAACTATATGTTTTATTCTGATTCAACTCGTACTTCCGTCAAACTCTTTTTTAATTCcagttttatttgcaatttatcaaaattatgttcTATGTCTTGAAAGAGATAAAAGCTATTATGATatgagcaatattttttatgtatttaaagaattatattgtgCATTATTTGTTTGAGGATGGTCTTTGTagcaattaaattcttttttacagGTATCCACATATAAAAAGCAAGGCAGTTGTATTATCCGCAAGAagaatgtgaaataaattgaactGACAATATATTCatcagtttatatttatttctctctttctcatacTGTGAATCTCATACATATAGTTTAAAGACTagaaaatatcacatttaaatCAACTATCAACAATTCTGTCAGCAGAAAGTACACTCATTTAATTACTTCTTTCAACGAATAAGATataacaaaacaattaaaCTAACATCTAAAGTAGTAAGATTTTGATCTTtgcaatgatattttatataagggTATGCCAATGctgatgtaattttattattacttatatatgtttttaccAAATTGTGAACAAATTTCTTGTGcatattagaataataaaataatagttataatttaatcataaataacaAAGTGATGCTCGCTTATTGGAGCAAACACATATCTCATGACGTATCACGCGATCGACAATACTGTCGTTCCTTGTCAGTGAGTGGAACAAACATTACGCTTATCAAGGGTCGCTGCTTGATTTTGCCATCCAGAGTCTTGTCGACTTGCACTAACGTTTGATCCGAATTTTCAGGACCCATCGGTACTATTAAACGTCCACCAGGTGCTAATTGATCTATTAACTATAAATCAAAAGATAATGTTTGATtaattcaagaaaattaattttatttgttgcatTTCACTTACTGGTTGTGGCATTTCCTTGGCAGCTGCTCCCACATGAATAGCGTCGTATGGTCCACGATCGGCATGTCCCAATCTTCCATCACCAACTAAAtcatgattaaataattttattatactggAAAGAGTATGtggcaaaaaaatgtatataaattatttaaaagtagcTTTTATTTACCGATTAATTCCACGCGTTTGTCACGCAAAAGTTCTGGATGATCATGTCGAATGTTTTCTTCAGCCATTGTTCGAAGTTCTGGAATATGTTCGATTCCGACAGCTAAACCTTTCGGTCCCATCATAATAGCCATGCATGTCGTCAAATATCCAGATCCCGAACCAACATCCAAAGCCCTTTTACCGCTACGTAGTTTTTCTTCAAGCAATTCCAGAGCGTACGCATGCTAAAGAATTTCTATTTGTCTTCTTGTTATTTCCTTTTCAGTGTTTTTTATCAGTACCAGTTATTATTTGTCAAAGTGActgctattttatttttaaataaaacttgtttACATGTGACTTTTGatcttacaatataaattaagtaGCAATTTTCAcgcaaattataaagaatcaACATTTTCCtataaagataagaaaaatatatacaaagaaTGATACCATATGTGGAGCACTAATGGTAACACCATAACCAATTCCTTGTGGAGAATCTATGTAAGCATGAGTAGGATGAGTATATTTCCCTCTGTCTACAGAGCTCATTGCTTCAAATACTTTGTCAGATTTGATCACTCTGGttcctaaaaattattttcacatgtcatatatatttgggcttcatatacatatcaacaggaaataatcataattttatgacATTTAAACTTATCTATgtttttattcactttttatcaatttaaattattttaaattaaaaacaaaattaattatttattttcgggAAAATTCAGTTTTCTAGTTTAGTAGATTAAAGCTGGATTGGCCTGAATTCAAATAGAGCAGATTGTAAATATTCCACAAACTATGTTGCAATTCTAAATAAACAGAAATCTTTTGACGTCAAGAAGCAGCGAGTGAGACGATGGTGAGGAGGGCGATATGACGCAACATTGCATAATCATACGATTTACTTACGTTTGAGATGCTGAACGAGTTCCTGATTGTTTCTACCGTGATAACGACCATACATGATGTACACGCACGCAACGGAcgacaaaattacaaatattgcgCAAAGGCATTCAACGATGAACGACCGAATTTTGAGGAAATGCGTGGTGACTAGATTGTTGAAAGAAACAAACGAAACAGCCCAACCGGCAGTTCGTCGCTCAAAGTAATTACTACATATATACCGCTTTGAACAGTCTCACGATAACCGTTACGATTTGACCGGATCGATTGCGAGATCGCCAACAATTGTTGGACAACACCGCGCGACCTTCGCCTTCACATGTCTCTTTACGTCGGAAAATCTACATACTATATACACCGCTATATATAAAACGCAAAGACGCGTTACGCGCAGTGTggccagatttgagacgcaaGCAGCAAGCAGCACGAGGGACGGAATCCCGCACACATGCGCAAGCCATGTATACACATGTGAGCTCCGCGCTTTGGCTAGCTTCGAACGCTAGAAAAGAGCAGACGTACTATTTCTGTCTCTTTTCTTACGCTCCATTTTATCCgagattttatgaaattgtaaCAGGAACACATGATGATGCAGAAGCTCACTCGGAACAGAGCCATCTTTTGGTTACCTAAAACAACATAACATAACGCCTGTACATGTTGGTAAATGTATCGACTGCATTAGTCGGTATACACTTACCATCAGTGATTTTGTCATGTTTGTCAGATGTTGTTGTCATCAACATCTAACCAAAAGATAGCACTCCTCCGAGTAAGCTCCTGTATCACCATGTGCTCctgttaacaatttattaagatCCCGGTTAAAATGAACGggtatcttaatttttttacatgctTCTGGGTTACTTTTGACAGTATTAAAATGCTCGtaaattacttaaataattaaaatgtctcttttaaaatttttggaaagtttgttgtaaaattcaaaatgccaattgttagagaaattaaaaaacgacATCGTTCTTAGGACGTTCTTAGGAAGTCTTTTTTTAAGACGTTTTTAGGACATCCTAAAGATGTCTTTTCTAAGACATTTTTAGGATGTCCTGAAAATGTCTTATTTAGGTCCCCTAAACAGAAATAGTACGTCTGCTGacattagaaaattattcatttttatttgatgaatCGTTCGCGATTTTCGTTTAATATCAAGATTTTCGATGAAGCTCGCAGCCTCACCGTGTGGTGTCATATGCAACACTTACTACATCTTTCTGCATTCATGTATTTTTGTACGACTACgaataaagcaaaaattttcgtaatttAGAGACAAAGATGTTTGATTTGACGAGTTCTGTCAATTGGATTTTTCCCCAAGACTATCTGTACAAATTACATTGTACTTAATTTTTGATcgtgaaaatattaaacttgtaaacaattaaaaataacttacgaaaataaaactaaacttTATctcattgtttaaaaaaagtttatttttctattataaattttacttattacaaTTCTTTGTCGCACAAAAAGTGGAGATGttgatatttgaaattatgaattttatgaaacaaaagCATTATACAGATATTGACATAGTTGTAACAAATCCAGAATTTTGCAGCAACATACAATAATAATCCAAAATGATGAACATTGtgataatttgcaacatgttaatttaaaaagaaatggaCAATGTAGAAGAACTAATGGAGAGTGTATGcaaaatatagtttattaatatattctcaATTGAAAAAGGAGTATACTGCATGTCTACGCACACgcgaaaaaaattagtttgtcGATACAAATTCCGATTATCATTGATTAGCAGGTTTGTACACGATTATTTAACGTCACCTGTTCGAATTTCGCATTTGCTGTGAAATCTTGTcctaagatttttaattacgtaATTGAGTAGTAGGATCTGTGAGAGGAACGTAAGAGACTTGCATCAATTTCTTCTTCGTTATTGTGCCGTCTGTGTTTCTGTCCACTTGCAGCAAATCTTGAAACCTTTGAAAACCTTCTATAGCCACGACCGGACAGATTAGTCGACCTCCGGGAGCCAATTGGTCTATCAACTGCAAAGATCACACAATTTAAACGTGCATGTTGTTACAGCTTCTTTCAGCACCTTTTTCCAAATTGTAACTATGCTGCTGATGCCTGTACCTCTTGCGGCAAAGTTTCAGCCGCTGCTCCAACGTGTATAGCGTTGTAAGGACCATCAGCAGCGTGACCCAATCTGCCGTCTCCCACTAGGCGCATTCATAATGACCTGTTGTTAGTCGGCAGTCTTTATCTTTTACCTTTACAGCAAAGCCATACAATCGGTGGACAGTGTTCCATTCGACTCTTCACGGCAACGTACATACCTACTCCACGTGGATGGGTCGCGAGTATCTTTTATTCGAACTATGCATACATGTAATATTTGGTGATCTTGAACGGTTTCTATTGTATGGTGATTTTTATACTGAGATGATAAGACGTGTGTGAAGGAATAGCGCAACATTGACGAGAGGAGGAGTTACTGTCTGATGAAGGAACATTCCAGGGACGATAATAGCAAGGACAATGTTAGTAAAGTATCTGCAGCTTACCGACAAATTTGATGCGGCTTTCCTTGAGGAAGTGCGGATTGTCCTCGCGCACGTTCCTGGTGGAGATCTCTATCAGCTCGGGAATATGCTCGATACCTATTACGCGTCCGCGCGAACCCACCATGAACGCCATGCAGGCGGACAAGTAACCTGAGCCTGAACCGACGTCAAGTGCCCTGGCGCCATCGAAGAGTTGATCGGAGAGAATTGACAATGCATATGCATGCTGCAATAGATAcaatatatgatttatataacAGTGTTATCACAAATAACCTCAAGGAATCTGCACATTATCTTCGATGGCAATTATTTGCGTATAATGTATCAACATTCTTATTTGACAAATCTCCAATCAGCAAATATaagtttaacataaataacagAAGGGTGAGATAAGGAGGTTACTCTGATATCCCCATTTCAAGCAGTGTTCCTCTGATATtgttaatttcaatattcttgCTTCAcacacccccccccccccacacacacacacacatatatataagcatactCGGCTATAAATATCTCATGTA
The nucleotide sequence above comes from Linepithema humile isolate Giens D197 chromosome 4, Lhum_UNIL_v1.0, whole genome shotgun sequence. Encoded proteins:
- the Ent1 gene encoding equilibrative nucleoside transporter 1 isoform X1; protein product: MSYSINRRPLLGGASDSEFEDDLETEIDDPNIVIPDEKPFLKPHEPHDKYNLAYIVFYLLGINTLIPWSFFITADDYWMYKFREIHSNLTNLTYTHAELLEQKTDLQASFTSYLSVASALPNTLFLIINAFISKRISLTIRMVGSQCTILLLFILTTTFVEMDTDKWQNAFLIVTLTTVALVNAASAIFGGSLMGVVGKFSPKYITAMSGGQALGGIFTALAEICSLWIGASPVLSGLVYFIIGDTMLLLSLIAYIVLERAPFFKHHMIEKVPDCLESDYSISGEVSFSADRSVSYTRIIKRIWHYGVSIFLVFFISLAVYPAVTVLVESQYKGHAWNDIYFVPVVTYLIFSTGDYAGRVLSGIFQWVSICNSMQLANICLHDVDQVCFLLQPRGKPWLVMFMSVIRSIFIPVLMFCNAQPRHHLPVYIHNDIYYILITIVFAVTNGYLCNLTFILAPTVVDSQEKEVASAMMGAFLGIGLASGAALSLYMVKAL
- the Ent1 gene encoding equilibrative nucleoside transporter 1 isoform X2 translates to MSYSINRRPLLGGASDSEFEDDLETEIDDPNIVIPDEKPFLKPHEPHDKYNLAYIVFYLLGINTLIPWSFFITADDYWMYKFREIHSNLTNLTYTHAELLEQKTDLQASFTSYLSVASALPNTLFLIINAFISKRISLTIRMVGSQCTILLLFILTTTFVEMDTDKWQNAFLIVTLTTVALVNAASAIFGGSLMGVVGKFSPKYITAMSGGQALGGIFTALAEICSLWIGASPVLSGLVYFIIGDTMLLLSLIAYIVLERAPFFKHHMIEKVPDCLESDYSISGEVSFSADRSVSYTRIIKRIWHYGVSIFLVFFISLAVYPAVTVLVESQYKGHAWNDIYFVPVVTYLIFSTGDYAGRVLSGIFQWPRGKPWLVMFMSVIRSIFIPVLMFCNAQPRHHLPVYIHNDIYYILITIVFAVTNGYLCNLTFILAPTVVDSQEKEVASAMMGAFLGIGLASGAALSLYMVKAL
- the LOC105669161 gene encoding protein-L-isoaspartate(D-aspartate) O-methyltransferase isoform X3, which translates into the protein MLTVDRAKYCHEPDPYLDRPRRIGYNVTISAPHMHAYALSILSDQLFDGARALDVGSGSGYLSACMAFMVGSRGRVIGIEHIPELIEISTRNVREDNPHFLKESRIKFVGTRVIKSDKVFEAMSSVDRGKYTHPTHAYIDSPQGIGYGVTISAPHMHAYALELLEEKLRSGKRALDVGSGSGYLTTCMAIMMGPKGLAVGIEHIPELRTMAEENIRHDHPELLRDKRVELIVGDGRLGHADRGPYDAIHVGAAAKEMPQPLIDQLAPGGRLIVPMGPENSDQTLVQVDKTLDGKIKQRPLISVMFVPLTDKERQYCRSRDTS
- the LOC105669161 gene encoding protein-L-isoaspartate(D-aspartate) O-methyltransferase isoform X1, whose product is MALQRQHKSRNGDKAKRLFADAGILATDKAEAAMLTVDRAKYCHEPDPYLDRPRRIGYNVTISAPHMHAYALSILSDQLFDGARALDVGSGSGYLSACMAFMVGSRGRVIGIEHIPELIEISTRNVREDNPHFLKESRIKFVGTRVIKSDKVFEAMSSVDRGKYTHPTHAYIDSPQGIGYGVTISAPHMHAYALELLEEKLRSGKRALDVGSGSGYLTTCMAIMMGPKGLAVGIEHIPELRTMAEENIRHDHPELLRDKRVELIVGDGRLGHADRGPYDAIHVGAAAKEMPQPLIDQLAPGGRLIVPMGPENSDQTLVQVDKTLDGKIKQRPLISVMFVPLTDKERQYCRSRDTS
- the LOC105669161 gene encoding protein-L-isoaspartate(D-aspartate) O-methyltransferase isoform X2 — protein: MAWHCNGSTNQEMVTKLKDAGILATDKAEAAMLTVDRAKYCHEPDPYLDRPRRIGYNVTISAPHMHAYALSILSDQLFDGARALDVGSGSGYLSACMAFMVGSRGRVIGIEHIPELIEISTRNVREDNPHFLKESRIKFVGTRVIKSDKVFEAMSSVDRGKYTHPTHAYIDSPQGIGYGVTISAPHMHAYALELLEEKLRSGKRALDVGSGSGYLTTCMAIMMGPKGLAVGIEHIPELRTMAEENIRHDHPELLRDKRVELIVGDGRLGHADRGPYDAIHVGAAAKEMPQPLIDQLAPGGRLIVPMGPENSDQTLVQVDKTLDGKIKQRPLISVMFVPLTDKERQYCRSRDTS